A genomic stretch from Mastacembelus armatus chromosome 12, fMasArm1.2, whole genome shotgun sequence includes:
- the ptpn13 gene encoding tyrosine-protein phosphatase non-receptor type 13 isoform X3, with protein MHVSLAEALEVRGGPLQEEEVWAVLSQSAESLQELFHKDPAAMGFIISPWSLLLMPSGSISFTDEYVTQQDLRAFTAPEVLEGDSLPSVSDIEKMHMYSLGMTLFWGADYEIPQSQPMKLGEHLNSLLLNMCDDVTLSRMSLRTVLDVCSKHIRNSSCDPPFSYIRKLVRLVLGSLSQLDGLLTDRESLPERSKEIRERLRGKGLPSGRSAAPRVLERYRARTQEQMSLNRGLSRSMGSLPIQGILKVDERADLQYAPSDYHPNPESLTDLYSKPSLQQQQHTYPYLHPLHPQQKGRPVELDRRSLPFMGPSQARKTWASSVDLAYIDPEALRFGALEDARRGNSALSTNSIGSRKSPLRASRERDSHYPEFSGLNRKPHHHSALSVGSGIPGAYDRIKERQRKLQVLRQAVDDPVHTHQRYHSDYSSSSESPSVTSSDPDYRQAKKLSEVRRYSSQLALSSEHDALSLTHNAQRHRQYEGDDEGLVGAELLLQKQEEEVQRLQAHLASRLSRANLYPTDDPLPLRKSKIFHGPEFVKMASEPCVALSVPSSIMKRGKMEEMQRKVGVVLLNGQKLELSCDIKAVCKDVLDMVVAHIGLVEHHLFGLAYLRENEFFFADPDAKLSKVAPEGWKEDPKKKKSDVPFNLFLRIKFFLDDINLIQHAMTKHQYYLQLRKDILEERMRCDTENAMLLASLALQAEFSDYQPELYGKTYFRLEHYLPMSVLDKVDQTTIKEELPKLHTNYYGASESEAEFEFLKVSQRLTEYGVHFHRVLPEKRSQTGIMLGVYSKGVLIFEVLNGNRTPVLRFPWRETKKISFTKKKICLQNTSDGIKHQFQADSKTCQYLLQLCSDQHKFHLQMKARQNNQELQDLENSPLSSLQYSLDPRTGDSVGRPLSPGYLAPSLSTRSNPDHLKRISYSEVALNKAPSGPILVQDELHFPGFNPAASPVLSNPRLMSRSHQNLRQMPESESYRGQSHSGLNQPQPNQAASHFQQHQRASSETDSLSHQQGRSLGTVSHSSPAWSPNQSTKESDTSSIEDTGQAYVIGVSMHSSSVPPPTPASVNDSLKKKLNALPSPEREITTVNLKKDVKYGLGFQVVGGENSGHMDLGTIISSITPGGPADTSGCLKPGDRLISVNDINLDGLSHAATVDILQNAPDDVTLVVSQPKERLYKESLSGYAPYQARSSLKSLNSTQRRELEFDASSEEHAGTGSPSPVHSAGPPSSTSSPAHQPSSLSSKDSRTSSVTKISQPPANGVQQYLERATAASVAQRHRNEPNMSLDPTPPALPPKTRKAKMLEAPKVSEHSDRGDSDMDEETFSSSQEKFMVKKEYIMENLNGNAQGVNSLHPGELFDVELSKKDSSLGISVTVLFGKGGVNTTVRHGGIYVKGIIPKGAAELDGRIQKGDRVVAVNGKSLEGATHQQAVEALRDTSQIVHLLLEKGHPPADSVHAPLTPQSTPPFAGNDRDQTTNKDQSQDVKEKPEYSFVTQDNMFEVCLLKNTSGLGFSFSREENIPGEPPGSSMVRVKKLFPGQPAAESDRINVGDVILQVNQTHLKGLSQHEVISALRGTGQEVTLLLCRPEHGILPEMDTSALTPMPSPRKEPVTQTEPSLSIGRTTSPPDSQSNRGQGRVEEALERLLLKTPVRRNSYSDSTDGDEEVEEAFSPSSLEHSRWEHSVYQTPSSNLGRYNSTDHLDDTIHSAFYSPDLSITRSDLSKSPDPLPPPLPLPLNLTVSGNGQDMEEFIPEAELRVSLMKSEKGSLGFRLTKGNDHGCYIHDIVEDPAKGDGRLRTGDRMIMVNNTDVSDMGHTEVVSLVRAAPRVVDLVVGRVLEVPKPPIEAHLLPDICFKGNHEPLGLVLGGGSDSVYGVLFVKEILPGSLAFEEGSLRPLDLIHYINGAPTQDLTLSENMRLLELSVDNLTLKATRDGKPVFPGQKSVSFLNNNIGTEVSSSMNGFLEGEDPRDTDSFTALCPLEEEIINLDLEKPQSGGLGFSVIGGERGIFVKSITPGGVAESTGKLQVGDRLLKVNEEVMTGVSHAKAVTTIRKTKGLVHLVVSRPPDQNPNAYLSYLPVNSDKCNGNTDLSEDSGVKAKLLTLHNELKSGSLPPIPPPDYDDSPLEKKREMEQSADFSEDTDCDGSSLPEDSPESSRKVEWLEESVDEPGNENYLQMTAGQPEEDEITWGSDELPIENMNSKSRHDGPIITEDELTSLPLVRVVPDGQYTGSKLNTVVRMMRGLLEQKVPFQEFENLQNLQPLDDCLIGQTKENKKKNRYKNIVPFDTTRVVLGKDGGYINANFIKMPVKDESFMYIACQGPLPTTLGDFWQMVWEQKSNVIAMMTQEVEGGKVKCQRYWPDTRRTAEMVDDRLQIMLIKDQYLDHFVIRLIEVKDVQTNEVQYVTHLNYTGWPDHGTPSQPEQLLTFISYMRHVHRSGPIITHCSAGIGRSGTLICIDVVLGLISKDADFDISDVVRTMRLQRQGMVQTEDQYIFCYQVILYVLRCLQAEENMSG; from the exons atGCACATGTACTCGCTTGGGATGACCCTGTTCTGGGGAGCAGACTATGAGATCCCCCAAAGTCAG CCTATGAAGCTGGGGGAACACCTAAACAGCCTACTTCTCAACATGTGTGATGATGTTACATTAAGTCGAATGTCTTTGCGCACGGTGCTGGACGTCTGCAGCAAACACATCAGAAACTCCAGTTGTGACCCTCCCTTCTCTTATATCAGAAAACTGGTCCGTTTGGTACTAGGCAGTCTTTCCCAG CTGGACGGTCTGTTGACCGATAGAGAGTCTCTTCCGGAGCGGAGTAAAGAGATTCGGGAGAGGCTGAGGGGCAAAGGTTTGCCCTCAG GTAGAAGTGCTGCCCCAAGGGTTCTGGAGCGCTACCGAGCCAGGACTCAAGAGCAGATGTCTCTTAACCGGGGCCTCAGTCGCTCCATGGGGTCCCTGCCAATTCAGGGCATTTTGAAAGTGGATGAAAGGGCAGACCTTCAGTATGCCCCGTCTGACTATCACCCTAATCCTGAGTCACTCACAGATCTTTATTCCAAACCCTcactccagcagcagcaacacacctATCCCTATTTACACCCTCTTCACCCCCAGCAAAAAGGCCGACCCGTAGAACTGGACCGGAGGTCTTTACCATTCATGGGCCCTAGTCAGGCCAGGAAGACCTGGGCTTCCTCCGTGGACTTGGCTTATATTGACCCTGAGGCTCTTCGTTTTGGGGCATTGGAGGATGCACGGAGGGGCAACAGTGCCTTAAGTACCAACTCTATAGGCAGTCGCAAATCACCTTTGCGGGCATCCAGGGAGAGGGATTCTCACTACCCTGAGTTCAGTGGGCTGAACAGAAAACCTCATCACCACTCAGCCCTGTCTGTAGGCTCGGGCATCCCTGGTGCTTATGACAGGAtaaaggagagacagaggaaactTCAGGTGCTAAGGCAAGCAGTAGATG ACCCAGTTCACACCCACCAGAGGTACCACAGTGATTACAGTTCATCCAGTGAAAGCCCCTCAGTAACATCCTCGGATCCAGACTACAGACAAG CTAAGAAGCTGAGTGAGGTGAGGAGGTACAGCTCCCAGCTTGCACTTTCATCTGAACACGATGCCTTGTCGTTGACACACAATGCACAAAGACACAG GCAGTATGAAGGGGATGATGAAGGTCTTGTCGGAGCTGAGCTGCTCCTGCAGaagcaggaagaggaggtgcaGCGGCTTCAGGCCCACCTGGCCAGCAGGCTGTCCAGAGCCAATCTCTACCCCACAGATGACCCCCTACCTCTCCGCAAGTCCAAG ATCTTCCATGGGCCTGAATTTGTGAAGATGGCCAGTGAGCCCTGTGTTGCTTTATCTGTTCCATCTTCAATAATG AAACGTGGAAAGATGGAAGAAATGCAGAGGAAGGTGGGTGTGGTGCTGCTGAATGGCCAGAAACTGGAGCTGAGTTGTGATATCAAGGCAGTGTGTAAAGACGTTCTTGATATGGTTGTTGCCCACATCGGGCTTGTGGAGCACCACCTCTTCGGCCTAGCATACCTCAGAG AAAATGAGTTTTTCTTCGCTGATCCTGATGCCAAACTGTCCAAAGTGGCCCCTGAGGGATGGAAGGAAGATcctaagaaaaagaaatcagatgTGCCATTTAACCTTTTCTTACGCATCAAATTCTTTCTTGATGATATCAACCTCATACA GCATGCTATGACCAAACATCAGTACTACCTACAGTTGAGGAAGGATATCTTGGAGGAGAGGATGCGCTGTGACACAGAAAATGCCATGCTGCTGGCTTCACTGGCACTTCAGGCTGAATTCAGTGACTACCAACCTGAG CTTTACGGGAAGACCTATTTCAGACTGGAGCACTACCTGCCAATGTCTGTTCTGGATAAGGTGGATCAGACAACCATCAAGGAGGAGCTGCCAAAACTTCATACCAATTACTATGGAGCATCTGAATCAGAAGCAGAGTTTGAGTTCCTCAAG GTGAGTCAGAGGTTGACAGAGTATGGAGTCCATTTCCATCGGGTGCTTCCTGAGAAGAGGTCTCAGACAGGAATCATGCTTGGTGTCTATTCCAAGGGGGTGCTAATCTTTGAGGTGCTTAATGGAAATCGTACCCCGGTGCTAAGGTTCCCCTGGAGGGAGACAAAGAAGATTTCCTTTACA aaaaagaagatttGCCTTCAGAACACATCAGATGGGATTAAGCACCAGTTTCAGGCAGACAGCAAGACTTGTCAGTATCTACTACAGCTCTGCTCTGATCAGCACAAGTTCCACCTACAGATGAAGGCCCGCCAAAACAACCAGGAGCTGCAGGATCTAG AGAACAGCCCCTTGAGCAGTTTGCAGTATTCCCTTGACCCTCGGACTGGAGACTCTGTAGGGAGGCCATTGAGCCCAGGCTACCTTGCCCCCAGCTTATCCACACGCTCTAACCCAGACCACCTGAAGAGGATCTCCTACTCAGAGGTGGCACTTAATAAGGCACCATCTGGCCCAATTTTAGTCCAAGATGAGCTTCACTTTCCGGGTTTCAATCCAGCAGCCTCCCCAGTTCTTTCCAATCCACGGTTAATGAGCCGCTCCCATCAGAACCTCAGACAGATGCCTGAGTCGGAGTCATATCGTGGCCAGTCACACAGCGGACTAAATCAGCCACAACCCAACCAGGCGGCCTCCCACTTCCAGCAGCACCAGCGAGCCAGCTCAGAAACGGACTCCTTATCACACCAACAGGGCAG GTCACTTGGCACAGTGTCCCATAGCAGCCCAGCCTGGAGCCCTAACCAGTCTACAAAAGAATCCGACACTTCATCCATAGAGGATACTGGCCAAGCATATGTCATAG GGGTCAGTATGCACAGCTCCTCTGTCCCACCTCCAACCCCAGCCTCTGTTAATG ATTCACTCAAGAAAAAGCTTAATGCCTTGCCGTCTCCAGAGAGAGAAATCACAACTGTAAACCTGAAGAAAGATGTGAAATATGGCCTGG GGTTCCAGGTTGTAGGAGGGGAGAACTCTGGTCATATGGATCTTGGTACGATCATTAGCTCCATCACTCCTGGAGGTCCTGCTGATACCAGTGGCTGTCTCAAACCTG GTGACCGACTGATTTCAGTGAATGATATAAACCTGGACGGGCTCTCTCATGCTGCCACTGTTGATATCCTTCAAAATGCTCCTGACGATGTTACTCTGGTGGTTTCACAGCCCAAAGAGAGGCTTTACAAAG AATCTCTTTCAGGCTATGCTCCCTACCAGGCCAGGTCTTCACTGAAGTCGCTTAACTCAACCCAGAGACGAGAGCTAGAATTTGATGCTTCGTCAGAGGAGCATGCGGGAACAGGAAGCCCCAGCCCAGTTCACAGTGCTGGTCCACCATCATCCACCTCCTCCCCAGCTCACCAGCCCTCCAGCCTTAGCTCTAAAGACTCCAGGACTAGTAGTGTCACTAAAATCAGTCAGCCCCCTGCTAATGGAGTTCAGCAGTACCTAGAAAGAGCTACAGCTGCATCAGTTGCCCAGCGTCATAGAAATGAACCTAACATGAGTTTGGATCCAACACCACCAGCTCTGCCACCTAAAACTAGAAAAGCTAAAATGTTAGAAGCTCCCAAAGTTTCTGAACATTCTGACAGGGGGGATTCAGACATGGATGAGGAGACTTTCTCCAGTAGTCAAGAGAAATTTATGGTCAAAAAG GAATACATCATGGAAAATTTAAATGGTAATGCCCAAGGGGTCAATAGTCTCCATCCTGGAGAACTATTTGACGTTGAGCTGTCCAAAAAAGACAGCAGCCTGGGCATAAGTGTCACGGTACTGTTCGGCAAG GGTGGAGTAAACACAACTGTCCGACATGGAGGCATCTATGTCAAAGGCATCATACCAAAAGGGGCAGCTGAGCTTGATGGAAGGATACAGAAAG GTGATCGTGTGGTGGCTGTCAATGGAAAAAGTCTGGAGGGAGCCACTCATCAGCAAGCAGTAGAGGCCCTAAGAGACACTAGCCAG ATAGTGCACTTGTTGCTGGAGAAGGGTCATCCACCTGCAGACAGTGTTCATGCTCCCCTCACCCCTCAGTCCACTCCACCATTTGCTGGCAATGACCGAGACCAAACTACGAACAAAGACCAGTCACAGGATGTCAAAGAAAAACCAGAGTACAGCTTTGTCACACAAG ATAATATGTTTGAGGTGTGTCTGCTGAAGAACACATCAGGGCTGGGTTTCAGTTTTAGCCGAGAGGAGAACATCCCTGGTGAACCCCCTGGTTCCAGCATGGTGCGGGTTAAAAAGCTGTTTCCTGGCCAACCAGCTGCAGAGAGCGATCGCATCAACGTGGGTGACGTCATCCTGCAAGTCAATCAAACACACCTCAAAGGGCTTTCCCAACAT GAGGTGATATCAGCTTTAAGAGGAACAGGACAGGAGGTGACTTTGCTCCTCTGCAGACCTGAACACGGTATTCTTCCTGAGATGGACACTTCAGCTTTG ACACCCATGCCGTCACCACGTAAAGAGCCAGTGACCCAGACAGAGCCCAGCCTCAGCATTGGCAGGACCACCTCCCCTCCAGATAGTCAAAGCAATAGGGGTCAGGGCCGTGTGGAAGAAGCCCTGGAGAGACTGTTGCTCAAAACCCCCGTCCGACGCAACAGCTACAGTGACAGTACTGACGGTGATGAGGAAGTGGAAGAAGCCTTCAGTCCGAGCTCTCTGGAGCACAGCAGATGGGAACATAGTGTTTACCAGACCCCCAGTAGCAACCTCGGACGCTACAATAGCACTGATCACCTGGATGACACCATCCACTCTGCCTTCTACTCCCCAGATCTGTCAATAACAAGATCAGACCTCAGCAAGAG TCCAGACCCTCTGCCTCCTCCATTGCCTCTGCCCTTAAACTTAACTGTGTCCGGCAATGGACAGGACATGGAGGAATTTATCCCA GAAGCTGAGCTAAGGGTCTCCTTGATGAAGTCAGAAAAAGGCAGCCTGGGCTTTAGGCTCACCAAAGGAAATGATCATGGTTGTTACATCCATGACATTGTCGAGGACCCAGCCAAAGGGGATGGAAGACTGAGGACTGGGGACAGAATGATTATG GTGAACAACACAGATGTAAGCGATATGGGCCACACTGAAGTGGTCAGTCTTGTGCGTGCTGCCCCTCGGGTGGTTGATTTGGTGGTAGGGAGGGTCCTGGAGGTTCCCAAGCCGCCCATTGAAGCCCACTTGCTGCCTGACATTTGTTTTAAGGGCAACCATGAACCCCTGG GTTTGGTACTGGGCGGTGGTAGTGACAGTGTGTATGGGGTCTTGTTTGTGAAAGAGATCCTGCCTGGTTCATTGGCCTTTGAGGAGGGAAGCCTGAGGCCCCTTGATCTAATCCATTACATCAATGGTGCTCCAACCCAGGACCTGACTCTCAGTGAGAACATGAGACTCTTAGAACTCTCTGTCGACAACCTCACACTGAAGGCCACAAG GGATGGAAAGCCTGTTTTTCCTGGCCAGAAAAGTGTGTCTTTTCTCAACAATAACATTGGCACAGAGGTTTCATCCAGCATGAATG GGTTTCTTGAAGGAGAAGATCCAAGAGATACAGATTCTTTcacagcactttgtcctttagAA GAGGAAATCATAAACCTGGATCTAGAGAAGCCACAGTCTGGAGGTCTGGGTTTCTCCGTGATTGGAGGTGAAAGGGGGATCTTTGTCAAGTCCATCACACCAGGAGGAGTAGCAGAGTCCACAGGCAAGCTGCAAGTGGGAGACAGGCTGCTGAAG gtgaATGAAGAAGTAATGACGGGTGTGTCCCACGCTAAAGCTGTCACCACCATTCGGAAAACAAAAGGCCTGGTGCACCTTGTAGTGTCCAGACCACCAGACCAGAACCCAAACGCATACCTGAGCTATCTGCCCGTCAACTCTGACAAGTGCAATGGAAACACAG ATCTGAGTGAGGACAGTGGAGTGAAGGCTAAGTTGCTTACTCTGCACAATGAGCTGAAATCTGGCAGCTTACCTCCCATACCCCCACCAG ACTATGATGATAGTCCActagagaagaaaagagagatggagCAGAGCGCAGACTTTTCTGAGGACACAGACTGTGATGGCTCTTCTTTACCTGAAGACTCCCCTGAG AGTTCCCGGAAAGTGGAATGGCTAGAGGAGAGTGTTGACGAGCCAGGGAATGAAAA CTATCTGCAGATGACTGCTGGGCAGCCAGAGGAAGATGAAATCACATGGGGAAGCGATGAACTGCCAATTGAAAACATGAACTCCAAATCAAGACATG ATGGGCCGATCATCACAGAGGATGAGCTGACCTCTTTGCCCCTGGTCAGGGTGGTCCCTGATGGCCAGTATACAGGCTCAAAGCTCAACACTGTGGTCCGGATGATGAGGGGGCTTCTGGAGCAGAAAGTCCCATTTCAGGAGTTTGAA AATCTTCAAAATCTCCAGCCACTGGATGACTGCTTAATAGGACAGACGAAggagaacaagaagaagaatcGCTACAAGAATATTGTTCCCT TCGACACAACTCGAGTTGTACTCGGCAAAGACGGGGGTTACATCAATGCCAACTTCATCAAGATGCCAGTGAAGGATGAGTCCTTCATGTATATCGCCTGTCAGGGACCTTTACCCACCACACTGGGTGACTTTTGGCAAATGGTCTGGGAGCAGAAGTCTAATGTGATCGCCATGATGACCCAGGAAGTGGAGGGGGGCAAAGTGAAATGTCAGCGGTACTGGCCGGACACCAGGAGGACAGCAGAGATGGTGGACGACAGGTTACAGATCATGTTGATTAAAGACCAGTATCTGGACCACTTTGTCATCCGACTCATCGAAGTCAAAGATGTGCAG ACTAATGAAGTACAGTACGTAACTCATCTCAACTACACGGGATGGCCAGACCATGGAACACCTTCACAACCTGAGCAGCTGCTCACTTTCATTTCCTACATGAGGCACGTTCATCGATCAGGACCTATAATCACACACTGCAGTGCAGGCATCGGCCGATCAGGAACCCTCATCTGCATAGATGTGGTTCTGGGTCTCATCAGTAAAGATGCTGAT TTTGATATTTCAGATGTCGTAAGAACCATGAGACTTCAGAGGCAGGGAATGGTCCAAACAGAG gacCAATATATTTTCTGCTATCAAGTGATCCTCTATGTCCTCAGATGCCTTcaagcagaagaaaacatgtCAGGCTAG